In Thermocrinis minervae, a single genomic region encodes these proteins:
- a CDS encoding tetratricopeptide repeat protein yields the protein MLYYLIHTIPSILISLFSYSLLPKRYRKRKFAVLTAFFLVSWALGTFGLIIILVISLLISKLYFISRGFYRLDVVPFDYEWFAGELVIKPLGEGSLRRVISNGEGSLEDKLLALRIISKTTQEYDVLYKLLKDSSDVKLYAFQILSSKEKVFHERIKALQEDIKFNDSPEKRIELAELIVDMCKSGIVSTEIRPVYYKKALDVLEPIKDNTTDIRLYRVLGEVLKGLGDYSKAVYWLEKAYVLEPSVKLAFEIAELYYDMNDYRKVKETFQHLVQAIPYYRNHPMVRVWVDE from the coding sequence ATGTTATACTATCTAATACACACGATTCCATCAATATTAATATCCCTGTTCTCATACAGTCTGCTACCCAAGAGGTACAGAAAAAGAAAGTTTGCAGTACTAACCGCTTTTTTCCTAGTATCCTGGGCTTTGGGAACTTTTGGCCTTATCATAATACTAGTTATCTCCCTACTCATAAGTAAGCTTTACTTTATCAGCAGAGGTTTTTACAGACTTGACGTAGTACCCTTTGATTACGAATGGTTTGCTGGAGAACTTGTCATAAAACCCCTTGGAGAAGGAAGCTTAAGGCGCGTCATCTCAAACGGAGAGGGTAGTTTAGAAGATAAACTTTTGGCGTTGAGGATAATCTCCAAAACAACACAGGAGTATGACGTGCTCTACAAACTCCTAAAGGATAGCAGCGATGTTAAACTTTATGCGTTTCAAATCCTTTCATCCAAAGAGAAAGTATTCCACGAAAGGATAAAAGCTCTACAAGAAGATATTAAATTTAACGATTCTCCAGAAAAAAGGATTGAACTGGCAGAACTTATAGTGGACATGTGTAAATCTGGTATTGTTTCCACCGAGATAAGACCTGTATACTATAAGAAAGCCCTTGATGTATTGGAACCCATAAAGGATAATACTACAGACATAAGACTTTACAGAGTGCTGGGAGAAGTATTAAAAGGTTTAGGGGATTACTCAAAAGCAGTCTATTGGTTAGAAAAAGCATATGTACTAGAACCTAGTGTTAAGCTTGCTTTTGAAATAGCAGAGCTATATTACGACATGAACGACTACAGAAAGGTTAAAGAAACCTTCCAGCATCTAGTGCAGGCTATACCATACTACCGAAATCATCCTATGGTTAGGGTCTGGGTGGATGAGTAA
- the pelF gene encoding GT4 family glycosyltransferase PelF, which produces MSKVDVLMLCEGTYPYIGGGVSSWIHSLVSGLQDFTFGIIFLGALREMYGEAKYKIPQNVKFVKAYYMFEKSELPPPKEVKMPKVYMQKIRELVYWFKGEGGKWSLEEIYKLLENVRLEHFLYSPQAWEFIVDEAVKYPIPFVDYFWTLRNMHIPIWIVHDIARNIDVDFGLLHSPSTGYAGLLGTFLKSKTGKPLIIHEHGIYVRERKLDIYMAEWIRDFEGIGTTMFEESYLRKMWVNFFLGINRLIYHTADIILSLFEDARRIQIEFGAPPEKTMVLPNGVDLRTYQKAYESRPKDPPPIVALIGRVVPIKDVRTFIRACKVFTDKMPQGECWVVGPEDEDPDYALSCKELVSSLGLENKVKFLGFQKTVEILAKVGLVALTSVSEGMPLSILEAYAAGLPVVTTDVGSCRQLVEGGLDEEDIKLGKAGVVCPVADPYCIGMAFYELLSNKDLWSKCQEVALKRVQRYYTIERFLENYRKLYRSFLDGRDRV; this is translated from the coding sequence ATGAGTAAGGTTGATGTTCTTATGCTGTGCGAAGGTACCTATCCTTACATAGGCGGTGGTGTATCTTCTTGGATACATAGTCTGGTAAGCGGTCTACAGGATTTTACCTTCGGAATAATCTTCCTAGGTGCCCTAAGAGAGATGTACGGTGAAGCCAAGTACAAGATCCCCCAAAACGTCAAGTTTGTAAAAGCTTACTACATGTTTGAAAAGAGTGAGCTTCCACCACCTAAGGAAGTAAAAATGCCCAAAGTATACATGCAGAAGATTAGAGAGTTGGTCTACTGGTTTAAAGGGGAGGGTGGCAAATGGTCCTTAGAAGAGATATACAAGCTTTTGGAGAATGTCCGTTTGGAACACTTCCTGTACTCCCCGCAAGCATGGGAGTTTATTGTGGATGAAGCGGTAAAGTACCCCATACCCTTTGTAGATTACTTTTGGACTTTAAGGAACATGCATATACCTATATGGATAGTACACGACATAGCAAGAAACATAGACGTGGATTTTGGCCTTCTGCATAGTCCATCTACAGGTTATGCTGGCCTTCTTGGAACTTTCCTAAAGTCAAAAACAGGGAAGCCTCTTATAATACACGAACACGGCATATACGTAAGGGAAAGAAAGCTGGACATATACATGGCCGAATGGATAAGAGACTTTGAAGGCATAGGCACCACCATGTTTGAAGAAAGCTACCTGAGGAAGATGTGGGTAAACTTCTTCCTTGGTATAAACAGACTCATATACCATACAGCGGATATTATTCTGTCTCTTTTTGAGGATGCAAGGAGGATACAGATAGAATTTGGAGCACCACCAGAAAAGACTATGGTACTTCCCAACGGAGTTGATTTAAGAACTTACCAGAAAGCTTACGAGAGTAGGCCGAAAGATCCACCACCCATAGTAGCTTTGATTGGCCGCGTAGTACCCATAAAGGATGTGAGAACCTTTATAAGGGCCTGTAAGGTCTTTACTGATAAGATGCCGCAGGGAGAGTGTTGGGTGGTTGGACCAGAGGACGAAGATCCAGACTACGCTCTATCCTGCAAAGAGCTTGTAAGCTCGCTCGGACTTGAGAATAAGGTGAAGTTCCTGGGATTTCAAAAGACGGTAGAGATTCTCGCTAAAGTAGGTCTAGTGGCCTTAACATCGGTGAGCGAAGGCATGCCCTTAAGCATACTGGAAGCCTACGCTGCAGGACTGCCTGTAGTAACCACAGATGTGGGGTCATGTAGGCAGTTGGTAGAAGGTGGCCTCGACGAAGAGGATATAAAGCTCGGAAAAGCTGGAGTAGTTTGTCCTGTAGCTGATCCTTATTGCATAGGTATGGCATTTTACGAGCTTCTCTCAAACAAAGATCTTTGGTCAAAGTGTCAGGAGGTAGCACTAAAAAGGGTACAAAGGTACTACACGATAGAGAGATTTTTAGAAAATTACCGAAAGCTCTACAGGAGCTTCTTGGATGGCCGGGATAGGGTTTGA